The following is a genomic window from Lysinibacillus sp. JNUCC-52.
CACAATGGAACGTCAATTAGTAACATTATTTTATCAACCATTGACTGGTGCTGAACCAATTAGTCTATATTTAACGTTATGGGCAGAAGCAGAGCAAATGCCAAGACAGCAAATGAATCATTATTATTTAATGAATGTACTCGGGCTACCAATAGGCAAAGTGTTCGAAGCGCGTATTGCCCTTGAAGCAATCGGTTTATTGCGAACTTGGAAAAAGGAAGAGGTAGAGCAGCGAAGTTTTGTGTATGAGCTAATGCGCCCTCTTGATGCGGATAGTTTTATGAAAGATCCACTATTGTCTATGTTTTTGTTTAGTAAAATTGGGGAACAGGCGTATCGAAAGCTGCGTCAGCGTTTTATTCAACCTATCAGAGGTACAGAATTTAAAGATGTATCACGTGCCTTTATGGATGTTTTTAAACCAGTAAACACTAATATACCTACTGAGCTGCAAGGTGGGATAGACAGCCAAGAAATTTCGCAAAAGGTTTATCCGTTTTATTTTGAGCAATTTGATTTTGAGCTGTTACAGGCAGGTTTATCGGACCAATTAGTGCCAGCCAATTTACTAACGCTTGAAGTGCGTGAAACAATTGCGAAACTAGCATTCTTATACCATTTAACTGCGTTGGATATGCAAAAAGTTGTGATTTTAGCACTTGATGATGATTTAGGTATTTCATTAGAGCGTTTGCGAAAAGCAGCAGCTGATTTTTATAAACTCACAGTTTCTAAAGAACCACCAAAGCTTGCAAAAGTATATGCTTCTCCAGCAGTAGAGGATGAGGCTGTTCAAAAAACAAAGGATCAGGAGTTACAACATTATTTGGAGTCAACACCTCCTGTCCAAGTATTGCGGGATATTAATAATGGGAAAGAGCCATTACAAACATCTGTTCAGCTAGCTGAGAGCTTAATTGTTCAGCATGGAATGCCAGTAGGTGTTGTCAATGCGCTACTTGAGTATGTCATGCTCTCAACAGATATGAAGCTACCAAAGAAGTATGTAGAAACGATTGCCGATCATTGGGTACGGAAAAATATTAAGACGGCGAAGGAAGCAATGGAGCTTGCACGCCAAGAACATGATAAATATACAACGTGGAAAAATAAGCCGCAGACACCGACTAAAAACAACCAATATGCTAAAGGTCGAGTAGACAATCAGCGTAAGGAAAAGGTGCCTGAGTGGTTTTATAAACGTAATGAGCAACCAGAGGAAAGCGTATCTTCTTCAAGCACTATGGATTTTGAAAAAGAGCGTCAAAAAATATTAGCAATGCTAGGGAAAAGCGATAAGTAAGGTAGGTGAATGGCAATCGAACCAATTAACAAGCCATTAAAAAGAGCAATTAATGTACCGTCATTTCAAGAGCGATATGATGCGATGCGTAGAGAAATTTTAGAACACCCTAGAGTACAAGCTTTTTTAGCAGAGCATGCAGAAGAGCTTAGCTACGATGCAGTCGAACGTAATTTACCTAAGCTTCATGAATTTATTAGCCAATCTACTGTTTGCTGTGGCTGCGATAATACAGCTCACTGTACGAACTATTTAAAAGGGTTTATTCCAACATTACGTGTCGTACGCAATACAGTAGAAATTGATTACGTACGCTGTGAACAAAAGGTACGTGAGGAAGAACGTCGTGATGTTGCTAATATGATTGCTAGTATGCACATGCCAAAAGATGTGCTACAAGCTACAATCCAAGATTTAATGATTGATGATGAATCTCGTGTGCTCATTGCACAGAGAGCAGCACATTTTGTTAAGAAAACGGAGGAAACTGGGCAGCTTCCTACGAAAGGTTTTTATTTATATGGAAAGTTCGGTGTAGGAAAATCGTTTGTGCTTGGAGCACTTGCTAACGAATTAGCTTCCAAGAAGATTCGTTCAGTAGTCGTTTTCGTACCTGAATTTTTACGTGAAATGAAGAATGCTATCGGTGATAATACGTTAAATGACAAAATAGATTATGTGAAAAAGGCGCCAGTGTTGATGCTCGATGATTTAGGGGCGGAAACGATGTCGGCTTGGACGCGCGATGAAATTTTAGGAACTATTTTCCATTATCGAATGGCAGAGCAATTGCCGACGTTCATTACATCTAATTTTAATTATGATGAATTAGAACATCATTTAGCGCAATCCCAAAAAGGCGATATTGAGGTTGTAAAAGCTGGACGTATTATGGAACGAATTAAAGCTTTAACAGAGCCAATTGAAATGCGTGGCAAAAATCGACGTTTGTAACATTGGCAGTTGCATTTTACGACAATCGAGCGTATACTGTCTCATATACTATATATGTCAATGCAATGATGAGGACATGAAATTTGTGTAACAGCTTTTAGAGAGGGAAGTCATCGGCTGTAAGCTTCCTAGTTTGGGCACATATTTTACTACCTACTGAGCAGCGAAAGGGAATATCTTTCGCCGGTCCCTAGCCCGTTAGCTAGCCTTGAGCTTCGTCTGACTATTTTGTCGGAAGGAAGAAGGGTGGAACCACGAGCATACGCTTCGTCCCTTTTGTGAGGGACGGGGCTTTTTTGTTTTTTCAGGTTTTATTGCTCAAGTTGAAACAAATATTACGTCCACTGATTCATCATGCATCATACAAACAACCAAATTTAAGGAGTGTAAAAAAATGTCAGAAATGATTAAGTTAACGTTCCCTGATGGCGCTGTAAAGGAATTTGCAAAAGGTACATCTACGGATGATGTCGCATTATCTATTAGCCCAGGACTTCGTAAAAAAGCATATGCAGGTAAAGTGAATGGGGAATTAGTAGATTTAAAAACTCCAATTGAAGAAGATGCAACAATTTCGATTATTACGCAAGATGATGAGGAAGCATTAGAAATCCTTCGTCACTCAACTGCCCATTTGACAGCACAAGCGATTAAACGTTTATTCCCAGAAGTGAAGCTTGGCATTGGTCCAGTTATTGAAGGTGGCTTCTACTATGATATTGATGCGCCAACACCAATTACTGCTGAGGATTTACCAGCAATTGAGAAAGAAATGAAAAAAATTATCGCTGAAAACCTAGAGGTAGAGCGTAAAAATGTAAGCCGTGCAGAAGCACAAGCAATTTACGAAGAAATTGGCGATGAATATAAATTAGAATTACTTGAAGCGATTCCAGCCGATGAGCAAGTGTCTATTTACTACCAAGGTGAATTTTTCGACCTTTGCCGCGGTATTCACGTACCGTCAACAGGTAAACTACGTGAGTTCAAATTACTTTCATTAGCAGGTGCTTATTGGAGAGGAAACTCTGATAACAAAATGCTACAACGTATTTATGGTACTGCTTTCTTCAAAAAAGAAGAATTAAAGCATCACCTACAAATGTTAGAAGAAGCAAAAGAACGTGATCACCGCAAAATCGGTAAAGAATTAGAGTTATTCACAACTTCTCAAAAAGTAGGGCAAGGTTTACCACTTTGGTTACCAAATGGGGCAACAATCCGTCGTGTGATTGAACGCTATATTGTCGATAAAGAATTATCTCTTGGTTATAAACATGTTTACACACCAGTACTTGGTTCAAAAGAGCTTTATCAAACTTCTGGTCACTGGGATCATTACCAAGATTCAATTTTCCCACCGATGGAAATGGACAATGAAACATTAATTATGCGTCCGATGAACTGTCCACACCATATGATGGTTTACAAAAACAGCATGCATTCATACCGTAACTTACCTTTACGTATTGCTGAGCTTGGTACAATGCACCGTTATGAAATGTCAGGTGCGGTTTCAGGATTGCAACGTGTACGTGGGATGACTTTAAATGATGCACATATTTTTGTACGTCCAGATCAAATTAAAGCAGAGTTCCAAAAAGTTGTACAATTAATTTTAGAAGTATACAAAGACTTTGATTTAAAAGATTACTCATTCCGTCTGTCTTACCGTGATCCAGCAGATACAGAAAAATACTTCGATGACGATGCAATGTGGGAAAAAGCACAAAGCATGTTAAAAGAAGCGATGGATGAGCTTGGCTTAGACTACTTCGAAGCGGAAGGTGAGGCTGCGTTCTATGGTCCGAAACTTGACGTACAAGTAAAAACAGCGATTGGTAAAGAAGAAACATTATCAACTGTACAGTTAGACTTCTTATTACCAGAACG
Proteins encoded in this region:
- a CDS encoding replication initiation and membrane attachment family protein translates to MTLIHLYKELQPADTFDIRLPHALSTMERQLVTLFYQPLTGAEPISLYLTLWAEAEQMPRQQMNHYYLMNVLGLPIGKVFEARIALEAIGLLRTWKKEEVEQRSFVYELMRPLDADSFMKDPLLSMFLFSKIGEQAYRKLRQRFIQPIRGTEFKDVSRAFMDVFKPVNTNIPTELQGGIDSQEISQKVYPFYFEQFDFELLQAGLSDQLVPANLLTLEVRETIAKLAFLYHLTALDMQKVVILALDDDLGISLERLRKAAADFYKLTVSKEPPKLAKVYASPAVEDEAVQKTKDQELQHYLESTPPVQVLRDINNGKEPLQTSVQLAESLIVQHGMPVGVVNALLEYVMLSTDMKLPKKYVETIADHWVRKNIKTAKEAMELARQEHDKYTTWKNKPQTPTKNNQYAKGRVDNQRKEKVPEWFYKRNEQPEESVSSSSTMDFEKERQKILAMLGKSDK
- the dnaI gene encoding primosomal protein DnaI, with the translated sequence MEPINKPLKRAINVPSFQERYDAMRREILEHPRVQAFLAEHAEELSYDAVERNLPKLHEFISQSTVCCGCDNTAHCTNYLKGFIPTLRVVRNTVEIDYVRCEQKVREEERRDVANMIASMHMPKDVLQATIQDLMIDDESRVLIAQRAAHFVKKTEETGQLPTKGFYLYGKFGVGKSFVLGALANELASKKIRSVVVFVPEFLREMKNAIGDNTLNDKIDYVKKAPVLMLDDLGAETMSAWTRDEILGTIFHYRMAEQLPTFITSNFNYDELEHHLAQSQKGDIEVVKAGRIMERIKALTEPIEMRGKNRRL
- the thrS gene encoding threonine--tRNA ligase is translated as MSEMIKLTFPDGAVKEFAKGTSTDDVALSISPGLRKKAYAGKVNGELVDLKTPIEEDATISIITQDDEEALEILRHSTAHLTAQAIKRLFPEVKLGIGPVIEGGFYYDIDAPTPITAEDLPAIEKEMKKIIAENLEVERKNVSRAEAQAIYEEIGDEYKLELLEAIPADEQVSIYYQGEFFDLCRGIHVPSTGKLREFKLLSLAGAYWRGNSDNKMLQRIYGTAFFKKEELKHHLQMLEEAKERDHRKIGKELELFTTSQKVGQGLPLWLPNGATIRRVIERYIVDKELSLGYKHVYTPVLGSKELYQTSGHWDHYQDSIFPPMEMDNETLIMRPMNCPHHMMVYKNSMHSYRNLPLRIAELGTMHRYEMSGAVSGLQRVRGMTLNDAHIFVRPDQIKAEFQKVVQLILEVYKDFDLKDYSFRLSYRDPADTEKYFDDDAMWEKAQSMLKEAMDELGLDYFEAEGEAAFYGPKLDVQVKTAIGKEETLSTVQLDFLLPERFDLTYVGEDGKPHRPVVIHRGVVSTMERFVAFLIEEYKGAFPTWLAPVQVEVIPVSNEAHFDYAKQIEEQLTAAGLRVEMDDREEKLGYKIREAQMKKIPYMLVIGDKEVEANGVNVRRYGSKDSETISFADFLANIKAEVARF